In one Vicinamibacterales bacterium genomic region, the following are encoded:
- a CDS encoding sulfatase-like hydrolase/transferase: MKPAGRRAGLPAVALAILAAVAGCRGSAPASAPATHARHLVLVTIDTLRADRLGAYGNTTVPTPNFDRLAREGARALDATTHVPITRPAHTSLFTARYPWQHGVRDNIAVPLAAGVPTLAETLAARGFATAAFVSSFVLSAQSGLNRGFAHYDDRFGVDPRQVNFLGAVQRRGDDTIARLEAWLDGRSAADQAKPTALWVHLYDPHDPYEPPEPFATQFAGREYDGEVAWTDTLLGRLRSSLEARQLWNDALVVVVADHGEALGEHGETGHGFFAYETTLAVPLVLRGPGVAPGTTVTGPFRLIDVAPTVLGLLGLPPLAGATGADRTPNLAPGGPPIVEPTYAESLTPLIHYQWSDLRVWREGRWKYILAPRPELYDLAADPGERHDLAATDTATARRLRAALEGQLRAEREHVSAAPAEAALSAEALQKLGALGYVSPGAAPGTTAIGADPKDKIAEFQTLSTLMREGLMSLEARRFAESAARFARLRQAGADSFQVHFYEGRALAGLGQWREAEQRFDAAIARMPSFAEAHLALAEARLARRDARGALEAIQRGEASAPRDPALVDREGQIWQELGDPARAKAAYERVVAMAPKDALVRWRLGELHIALRQPAEALVRFREATELDPTVGDFWNSLGMVLGGDGRNDEAAAAFRQAATRDPKNARFAYNLGLVLMRGGRPEAAEWFQRTLAIDPAFRPAKDRLAELGR, encoded by the coding sequence ATGAAGCCCGCCGGCCGCCGCGCCGGACTGCCGGCGGTGGCGCTGGCGATCCTCGCCGCCGTCGCCGGATGCCGGGGCTCCGCGCCCGCCTCCGCCCCTGCCACGCACGCCCGTCACCTGGTGCTCGTCACGATCGACACGCTGCGCGCCGATCGCCTGGGCGCCTACGGCAACACGACGGTGCCCACGCCGAACTTCGATCGCCTCGCCCGCGAAGGCGCGCGGGCGCTCGACGCGACCACGCACGTGCCCATCACGCGGCCCGCCCACACGTCGCTCTTCACGGCGCGGTACCCGTGGCAGCACGGCGTGCGCGACAACATCGCCGTGCCGCTGGCCGCCGGCGTGCCCACGCTTGCCGAGACGCTCGCCGCGCGCGGTTTCGCGACGGCGGCCTTCGTGTCGAGTTTCGTCCTGTCCGCGCAGTCCGGCCTGAACCGCGGCTTCGCCCACTACGACGACCGGTTCGGCGTGGACCCCCGGCAGGTGAACTTCCTCGGCGCGGTGCAGCGCCGGGGCGACGACACGATCGCCCGCCTCGAGGCCTGGCTGGACGGCCGATCCGCCGCGGACCAGGCAAAGCCGACGGCGCTGTGGGTGCACCTCTACGACCCGCACGATCCGTACGAGCCGCCAGAACCCTTCGCCACCCAGTTCGCCGGTCGCGAGTACGACGGCGAGGTCGCCTGGACGGACACGTTGCTGGGACGGCTGCGGTCGAGCCTGGAGGCGCGGCAGCTCTGGAACGATGCGCTGGTGGTCGTGGTCGCCGATCACGGCGAGGCGCTCGGCGAACACGGCGAGACGGGGCACGGCTTCTTCGCCTACGAGACCACGCTGGCGGTGCCGCTCGTCCTGCGCGGCCCGGGCGTGGCGCCGGGCACGACCGTCACCGGCCCGTTCCGCCTGATCGACGTCGCGCCGACGGTGCTCGGCCTGCTCGGCCTGCCGCCGCTGGCCGGCGCCACGGGCGCGGACCGGACCCCCAACTTGGCGCCCGGCGGGCCGCCCATCGTCGAGCCCACCTACGCCGAGTCCCTGACGCCGCTCATCCACTACCAATGGTCCGACCTCCGCGTCTGGCGAGAGGGCCGCTGGAAGTACATCCTCGCGCCGAGGCCCGAGCTGTACGACCTCGCGGCGGACCCGGGCGAGCGCCACGACCTCGCGGCCACCGACACGGCCACGGCGCGGCGGCTCCGCGCGGCGCTGGAAGGCCAGCTCCGAGCCGAGCGCGAACACGTGTCGGCCGCGCCGGCCGAGGCCGCCCTGTCCGCGGAGGCGCTCCAGAAGCTGGGCGCCCTCGGCTACGTGAGCCCGGGCGCGGCGCCGGGCACGACCGCGATCGGCGCCGATCCGAAGGACAAGATCGCCGAGTTCCAGACGCTCAGCACGCTCATGCGCGAGGGCCTGATGTCGCTGGAGGCGCGGCGCTTCGCCGAGAGCGCCGCTCGCTTCGCGCGTCTCCGTCAGGCCGGTGCCGACAGCTTCCAGGTGCACTTCTACGAGGGCCGGGCGCTGGCGGGCCTCGGGCAATGGCGCGAGGCCGAGCAGCGCTTCGACGCCGCCATCGCGCGCATGCCCTCTTTCGCCGAAGCGCATCTCGCGCTCGCCGAGGCGCGGCTGGCCCGCCGCGACGCGCGCGGGGCGCTGGAGGCGATCCAGCGCGGCGAGGCGTCCGCGCCGCGCGATCCGGCGCTCGTCGATCGTGAAGGCCAGATCTGGCAGGAGCTGGGCGATCCCGCCCGGGCGAAGGCCGCCTACGAGCGCGTCGTGGCGATGGCGCCGAAGGACGCACTGGTCCGCTGGCGCCTCGGCGAGCTCCACATCGCGCTGCGACAGCCCGCCGAGGCACTCGTCCGGTTTCGGGAGGCCACGGAGCTGGATCCGACGGTCGGCGACTTCTGGAACTCCCTCGGCATGGTGCTCGGCGGCGACGGCCGGAACGACGAGGCCGCGGCGGCCTTCCGCCAGGCCGCGACGCGGGATCCGAAGAACGCGCGGTTCGCCTACAACCTCGGACTGGTCCTGATGCGCGGCGGGCGGCCCGAGGCGGCGGAGTGGTTCCAGCGGACGCTGGCGATCGATCCCGCCTTCCGGCCGGCGAAGGACCGGCTGGCCGAACTGGGCCGATGA
- a CDS encoding tetratricopeptide repeat protein codes for MSAASTHDGIPRSAASAVALAAVLVLAVVATFGAVRGHGFLNWDDGDVMAAAAAHGGGSVAAWAFTTTEIGHYQPLSWLLFSALAGGPTAAARVHTASLALHAVNVVLLLWLTATWLDRGDDGDQRWLLAAATTALFAVHPLRAEPVAWASALPYLLSYAPLLLAAGCWVTWVRHGGSSALAGAVGLYALSQLARVTAPLLPAVLILLALVDPLARKRSMTTLAVAVLPFALVAAPLVWLEAGARQVESLADFGLGPRVSWALVHPAEYVWRTLRPVDLTPLDPLPRVPLPDWGVTGVVALVSAGAVLLTAQLASWRVAAAVWGSYLLLLAPVVGLLPSGLQATADRYMYGPGMVLSIALAAALAAAPGGVRRAAFVAAGGAAVVLAQGARTQAAYWHDSVSVWSRAVALDRDNDVALYNLALAEIETGRPDRAIGTLQRLVALVPDHDLGRRRLAALVADREQAEGERAAAAGDLVAAVGAWDRALAADPARATARVNRGMALVQLGRTAAAVSDLESAVAAGNDDLAVANALAFAWAATGRGDDAIALLRESLARHADDPTTSANLARLLVTVDPPALRDADEALRLASGLNDRTGGEDPRVLDTLALALAATGRAADARAAMDAAIAQARARGDRALAGELERRRRALGR; via the coding sequence ATGAGCGCCGCCTCCACCCACGACGGCATCCCGCGCTCCGCCGCCAGCGCCGTGGCCCTGGCCGCGGTCCTGGTCCTGGCCGTCGTCGCCACCTTCGGCGCCGTGCGCGGACACGGGTTCCTCAACTGGGACGACGGAGACGTCATGGCCGCCGCGGCGGCCCATGGCGGCGGCAGCGTGGCCGCCTGGGCCTTCACGACGACCGAGATCGGCCACTACCAGCCCCTCTCCTGGCTGCTCTTCTCGGCGCTGGCTGGCGGACCGACCGCCGCGGCGCGCGTGCACACGGCGAGCCTGGCGCTGCACGCGGTGAACGTCGTGCTGCTGCTGTGGCTCACGGCCACGTGGCTCGACCGCGGCGACGACGGCGACCAGCGGTGGCTGCTGGCCGCAGCGACGACGGCGCTCTTCGCGGTCCATCCCCTGCGGGCGGAGCCGGTCGCCTGGGCGAGCGCGCTGCCGTACCTGCTGTCGTATGCGCCGCTCCTCCTCGCCGCCGGCTGTTGGGTCACGTGGGTCCGGCACGGGGGCTCGAGCGCGCTGGCCGGCGCGGTCGGCCTCTACGCCCTCTCGCAGCTCGCGCGCGTGACGGCGCCGCTCCTGCCCGCCGTGCTGATTCTCCTGGCGCTGGTGGACCCACTCGCCCGGAAGCGGTCGATGACGACGCTGGCGGTCGCGGTCCTGCCCTTCGCGCTCGTCGCGGCGCCGCTCGTCTGGCTGGAAGCCGGCGCCCGCCAGGTCGAGTCGCTGGCGGACTTCGGCCTCGGCCCGCGGGTGAGCTGGGCCCTCGTCCACCCGGCCGAGTACGTCTGGCGCACGCTCAGGCCGGTGGACCTGACGCCGCTCGACCCGCTTCCCCGAGTCCCACTGCCCGACTGGGGCGTGACGGGCGTCGTGGCGCTCGTCTCGGCCGGCGCGGTGCTCCTGACCGCGCAACTGGCCTCCTGGCGGGTGGCGGCCGCCGTCTGGGGCAGCTATCTCCTGCTCCTCGCGCCGGTGGTCGGCCTCCTGCCGTCAGGTCTCCAGGCCACGGCCGACCGCTACATGTACGGGCCCGGGATGGTCCTCTCGATCGCCCTCGCCGCGGCGCTGGCCGCCGCACCAGGCGGGGTGCGCCGGGCCGCGTTCGTCGCCGCGGGCGGCGCCGCGGTGGTGCTGGCCCAGGGCGCCCGCACGCAGGCGGCGTACTGGCACGACTCGGTCAGCGTGTGGTCGCGGGCCGTCGCGCTCGATCGGGACAACGACGTCGCGCTGTACAACCTGGCGCTGGCCGAGATCGAGACCGGACGGCCGGACCGCGCCATCGGCACGCTGCAGCGTCTCGTGGCATTGGTGCCCGACCACGACCTGGGACGGCGGCGCCTGGCCGCGCTCGTCGCCGATCGCGAGCAGGCCGAGGGCGAACGTGCGGCCGCCGCCGGGGATCTGGTCGCGGCCGTCGGCGCGTGGGACCGCGCGCTCGCGGCCGATCCGGCACGTGCCACCGCGCGCGTGAACCGCGGCATGGCCCTCGTGCAGCTCGGCCGGACCGCCGCGGCGGTCTCCGATCTCGAGTCGGCGGTCGCCGCCGGCAACGACGACCTCGCCGTGGCGAACGCCCTGGCCTTCGCGTGGGCCGCCACCGGCCGCGGAGACGACGCGATTGCCCTGCTGCGGGAGTCCCTGGCGCGTCACGCCGACGATCCCACCACGTCCGCCAACCTCGCGCGGCTGCTCGTCACCGTCGACCCGCCGGCGCTGCGCGACGCGGACGAGGCGCTCCGCCTCGCGAGCGGCCTCAACGACCGCACGGGCGGCGAAGATCCGCGGGTCCTCGACACGCTGGCCCTGGCGCTCGCCGCGACGGGGCGGGCCGCGGACGCACGCGCGGCCATGGACGCCGCGATCGCCCAGGCCCGTGCCCGCGGCGACCGCGCGCTCGCCGGCGAGCTCGAACGCCGGCGGCGGGCGCTGGGCCGCTGA
- a CDS encoding TonB-dependent receptor, translated as MAGWRVVGVLALSAVLAVTWEAAAQRTTGDVRGVITDESGAVLPGVTVTLRGPAVQGAPTTVSNESGVYRFPNLAPGIYEVSTELAGFSTKTQTGIQVALGATAQVDVQMAVSTQQETITVVAEAPVVDSATTEIATNYTREWVANAPVRRFTFFDLINASPGVSQGNTSGSRSQAFGSATNENLYLLDGTDFTAPLSGAAWPWPNTDAIEEVQVLSLGANAEYGNVAGAVFNIVTRQGANTFHGDSNIYYQNQSLTGRNTTAEQDDDQPYNRARFVDSTTQLGGPVIKDRLWFFGSWQYQQDWESQPGTPAEFPAKSNAKRYFWKLNLSLNQNHRIQVQTHDDFYEIPARASATTAPSTLSLNHGHNPSPGVLYTAVVSPTTVFEARYSGFYGTAQTDPLNGGPKIARRFSDLDTGNITGGIYYWYDGKSFKTAFAGKLTKYADDFLGAEHDFKVGVQYNSGGGESLNGYNDYIYTYGAEPQYGYTQDPFWKGGRMRAVGVYADDTVRVGRLTLNLGVRYDYSKGYFNAFDLLDRNENKIGRSEAVDKLFDWTAVSPRLGATIKLNDAGTTLVKASVGRYYRGIVTGEFDNATPSIAPRFIFDGVYDAAGNPLGTSLVSDNSNLRIDPGFENPYTDQFIVTVEHQLTDRIGVSASGVYKKSDNQSGWRDIGGTYARVQRTAEGKTFDLQQLTSGAASRIFQLTNPGDISNTYKGFNLQINKRMSNRWQGTFGITVSKSEGIQATSNARSSPTTSPNSAATSNFGQNPNDYVNADGLLIGDRPVLLKAQLVYEAGWGLTLAANYGFQSGRPWGREVRFSGLVPGATRVLYEPFNGDRRVDPLNQLDLRLEKALTFGQVEGAVFGDLLNVTNNDTAVSVLDRRSTSANFGVPSVFVIPRRLMLGAKFRF; from the coding sequence ATGGCAGGTTGGCGTGTCGTCGGCGTTCTGGCTCTGTCCGCGGTGCTCGCGGTGACGTGGGAGGCGGCGGCGCAGCGCACCACGGGCGACGTCCGCGGCGTGATCACCGACGAATCGGGCGCGGTGCTCCCGGGCGTGACCGTGACCCTCCGGGGCCCCGCCGTGCAGGGCGCTCCCACGACGGTCTCGAACGAGTCGGGCGTCTACCGGTTCCCCAATCTCGCTCCCGGGATCTACGAGGTGTCGACGGAGCTGGCGGGATTCTCGACCAAGACGCAGACGGGCATCCAGGTGGCTCTTGGCGCGACGGCGCAGGTCGACGTGCAGATGGCCGTCAGCACCCAGCAGGAGACGATCACGGTCGTCGCCGAGGCGCCGGTCGTCGATTCGGCGACGACCGAGATCGCCACCAATTACACCCGCGAGTGGGTCGCGAACGCGCCCGTCCGTCGCTTCACCTTCTTCGATCTCATCAACGCCTCACCGGGCGTCTCGCAGGGCAACACGTCGGGGTCGCGGTCCCAGGCCTTCGGATCGGCGACGAACGAGAACCTGTACCTGCTGGACGGCACCGACTTCACGGCGCCGCTGAGCGGGGCCGCCTGGCCGTGGCCCAACACCGACGCCATCGAGGAAGTGCAGGTGCTCTCGCTCGGCGCCAACGCCGAGTACGGCAACGTCGCGGGCGCCGTGTTCAACATCGTCACGCGCCAGGGCGCGAACACCTTCCACGGCGACTCGAACATCTACTACCAGAACCAGAGCCTCACCGGGCGGAACACGACTGCGGAACAGGACGACGATCAGCCGTACAACCGCGCGCGCTTCGTCGATTCGACGACGCAGCTCGGCGGTCCCGTGATCAAGGACCGCCTGTGGTTCTTCGGGTCGTGGCAGTACCAGCAGGACTGGGAATCGCAGCCGGGCACTCCGGCCGAGTTCCCGGCCAAGTCGAACGCCAAGCGGTACTTCTGGAAGCTGAACCTCAGCCTCAACCAGAACCACCGCATCCAGGTGCAGACCCACGACGACTTCTACGAGATTCCCGCCCGGGCATCGGCCACCACGGCGCCGAGCACGCTGAGCCTGAACCACGGACACAACCCCTCGCCCGGCGTGCTCTATACGGCCGTCGTCAGCCCGACCACCGTCTTCGAGGCCCGCTACTCCGGGTTCTACGGCACGGCGCAGACCGATCCGCTGAACGGCGGGCCCAAGATCGCGCGGCGCTTCAGCGACCTCGACACCGGGAACATCACCGGCGGCATCTACTACTGGTACGACGGAAAGTCGTTCAAGACCGCGTTCGCGGGCAAGCTCACGAAGTACGCGGACGACTTCCTGGGCGCCGAGCACGACTTCAAGGTGGGCGTGCAGTACAACAGCGGTGGCGGTGAGTCACTCAACGGCTACAACGACTACATCTACACCTACGGCGCGGAGCCGCAATACGGATACACGCAGGACCCCTTCTGGAAGGGCGGCCGCATGCGCGCCGTCGGCGTCTATGCGGACGACACGGTCCGCGTCGGCCGCCTGACCCTCAACCTGGGTGTCCGCTACGACTACAGCAAGGGGTACTTCAACGCCTTCGACCTGCTCGACCGCAACGAGAACAAGATCGGCCGGTCCGAGGCGGTGGACAAGCTGTTCGACTGGACGGCGGTGTCGCCGCGGCTCGGCGCGACCATCAAGCTGAACGACGCAGGCACGACGCTCGTCAAGGCCAGCGTCGGACGCTACTACCGCGGCATCGTGACGGGCGAGTTCGACAACGCCACGCCCTCGATCGCCCCGCGGTTCATCTTCGACGGCGTGTACGACGCGGCCGGCAATCCCCTGGGGACGAGCCTCGTCAGCGACAACTCGAATCTCCGCATCGATCCCGGCTTCGAGAATCCGTACACGGATCAGTTCATCGTCACCGTCGAACACCAGCTCACGGATCGCATCGGCGTGAGTGCCAGCGGCGTCTACAAGAAGAGCGACAACCAGTCCGGGTGGCGCGACATCGGTGGCACCTACGCCCGGGTCCAGCGGACGGCCGAGGGGAAGACGTTCGACCTCCAGCAGCTCACGAGCGGGGCGGCGAGCCGGATCTTCCAGCTGACGAACCCGGGCGACATCTCGAACACGTACAAGGGGTTCAATCTGCAGATCAACAAGCGGATGTCGAACCGCTGGCAGGGCACGTTCGGGATCACCGTGTCGAAGTCCGAGGGGATCCAGGCCACGAGCAACGCACGCAGCTCTCCCACCACGTCGCCCAACAGCGCGGCGACCAGCAACTTCGGCCAGAACCCGAACGACTACGTCAACGCAGACGGGCTGCTCATCGGCGATCGTCCCGTGCTGCTCAAGGCGCAGCTCGTCTACGAGGCGGGCTGGGGCCTGACGCTGGCCGCCAACTACGGCTTCCAGTCGGGCCGTCCATGGGGCCGTGAAGTGCGCTTCTCCGGCCTCGTGCCCGGCGCGACGCGCGTCCTCTACGAGCCCTTCAACGGCGACCGGCGGGTGGATCCGTTGAACCAGCTCGATCTGCGGCTCGAGAAGGCGCTCACGTTCGGGCAGGTCGAGGGCGCGGTGTTCGGCGACCTGCTGAACGTCACGAACAACGACACGGCCGTCAGCGTGCTCGACCGCCGCTCCACCAGCGCCAACTTCGGCGTGCCGTCGGTGTTCGTGATTCCGCGCCGGCTGATGCTCGGGGCGAAGTTCCGCTTCTGA
- a CDS encoding TonB-dependent receptor has protein sequence MRSRLVWTLAIAALVAAPLAGWAQQTTGNLRGTVTDESGAVLPGVTVTLRGPNVAGTPSTVTNEQGVYRFPNLPPGTYAITVELAGFATSTQTGIPVALGGTADVPVQMQLSTQQETITVTAEAPVVDSTSSQVSTNYSREWVENAPVRRFTFFDLINAAPGVSPSTSTSSRSQSFGSATNENMYLLDGTDFTAPLTGAAWPWPNTDAIEEVQVLSLGAPADYGNLAGAVFNVVTRQGTNTFKGDGNFYYMNDSLTGRNTTDSQDDGLPYHRDQFRDMTVQLGGPLMKDKFWFFGSFQYQKDADSQPGTDPAFPAVSTAKRYFYKLNYQINQNNRLQFQMHDDFYRIPARASALTAPSTISVESGHNPSPGFLWSSVITPTTVFEARYSGFYGVDHGDPLNGGPRVAPRFFDLDTGAITGGIYGWYDGKSQKTAFSGKLTKYADDFLNGSHDFSVGVQFNSGFGEYTYGYNDYIYTYGGEPYYGYTQLPYIQGGRMKGVGIFADDTYKVGRATFNLGLRFDNSKAYFRSLDVLDRNGDPTGTKTAAVDKVFGWTALSPRLGVNVKLNESGSTLLKAHYGRYYRGIVTGEFDATTPTVSPRYLVTAYNPDLSPAESEVVSDNSNLRVDPDLKNPYTHQFIVALEQQLGGDLGFSINYVGKRSRRQTAFNDIGGQYTLVPFAAPAGANVSQVYALTGGSRLFQLENDDRMFSDYNGVAFELKKRMSNRWQANFGLTLSKSTGRQGSSSARSTPLTSQTSTAGTFGQNPNDYINSDGRLIGDRPVVLKTQFVYQAPFGITASMNLQAQSGRPIYTEVRATGSVTNLGTTRILANRVDGSERTKQWTTLDARLEKSFSLGGTSELAVFGDFLNLLNSDANESVLDRRLGNTNYGVPSRFILPRRLMLGGKFRF, from the coding sequence ATGCGATCGCGCTTGGTATGGACGTTGGCGATCGCGGCCCTCGTGGCCGCGCCGCTCGCTGGATGGGCGCAACAGACGACCGGCAACCTGCGTGGGACGGTGACGGACGAATCGGGAGCCGTGCTCCCGGGAGTCACGGTCACGCTGCGGGGCCCGAACGTCGCCGGCACGCCCTCGACGGTCACGAACGAACAGGGCGTCTACCGGTTCCCGAACCTGCCGCCCGGCACGTACGCCATCACCGTGGAGCTCGCCGGGTTCGCGACGAGCACACAGACCGGCATCCCGGTCGCGCTCGGCGGCACTGCCGACGTGCCCGTGCAGATGCAGCTCAGCACCCAGCAGGAGACCATCACCGTCACTGCCGAGGCGCCGGTCGTGGACTCGACCAGTTCGCAGGTGTCCACGAACTACTCGCGTGAGTGGGTGGAGAACGCGCCGGTCCGCCGCTTCACGTTCTTCGATCTCATCAACGCGGCCCCGGGCGTCAGCCCCTCGACCTCGACGAGCTCGCGCTCGCAGTCGTTCGGGTCGGCCACCAACGAGAACATGTACCTGCTGGACGGCACGGACTTCACGGCGCCGCTCACCGGCGCCGCGTGGCCGTGGCCGAACACCGACGCCATCGAAGAGGTGCAGGTGCTCTCGCTCGGCGCGCCCGCCGACTACGGCAACCTCGCGGGCGCCGTGTTCAACGTCGTCACCCGGCAGGGCACGAACACCTTCAAGGGCGACGGCAACTTCTACTACATGAACGACAGCCTGACGGGCCGCAACACCACCGACAGTCAGGACGACGGGCTGCCGTACCACCGGGACCAGTTCCGGGACATGACCGTGCAGCTCGGCGGTCCGCTGATGAAGGACAAGTTCTGGTTCTTCGGCTCCTTCCAGTACCAGAAGGACGCGGACTCCCAGCCGGGCACCGATCCGGCGTTCCCGGCCGTGTCGACGGCCAAGCGCTACTTCTACAAGCTGAACTACCAGATCAACCAGAACAACCGCCTGCAGTTCCAGATGCACGACGACTTCTACCGGATTCCGGCCCGGGCGTCGGCACTGACGGCGCCCAGCACCATCAGCGTCGAGTCCGGCCACAACCCGTCGCCCGGCTTCCTCTGGTCGTCGGTCATCACGCCGACCACGGTGTTCGAGGCCCGCTACTCGGGCTTCTACGGCGTCGACCACGGCGATCCGCTGAACGGCGGCCCGCGCGTGGCGCCGCGCTTCTTCGACCTCGACACCGGCGCGATCACCGGCGGCATCTACGGCTGGTACGACGGCAAGAGCCAGAAGACGGCGTTCTCGGGCAAGCTGACGAAGTACGCCGACGACTTCCTGAACGGCAGCCACGACTTCAGCGTGGGCGTGCAGTTCAACAGCGGCTTCGGCGAGTACACCTACGGCTACAACGACTACATCTACACCTACGGCGGTGAGCCGTACTACGGCTACACCCAGCTGCCCTACATCCAGGGCGGCCGGATGAAGGGCGTTGGCATCTTCGCCGACGACACGTACAAGGTGGGCCGCGCCACGTTCAACCTCGGCCTGCGCTTCGACAACAGCAAGGCGTATTTCCGGTCGCTGGACGTGCTCGACCGGAACGGCGATCCCACCGGCACGAAGACCGCGGCCGTGGACAAGGTGTTCGGGTGGACGGCCCTCTCGCCGCGCCTGGGCGTCAACGTGAAGCTCAACGAGAGCGGCTCCACGCTGCTGAAGGCCCACTACGGCCGCTACTACCGCGGCATCGTCACCGGCGAGTTCGATGCGACCACGCCGACCGTGTCGCCCCGCTACCTCGTGACCGCGTACAACCCGGATCTCAGCCCGGCTGAATCCGAGGTCGTGTCGGACAACTCCAACCTCCGGGTCGACCCCGACCTCAAGAACCCGTACACCCACCAGTTCATCGTGGCCCTCGAGCAGCAGCTCGGCGGCGATCTCGGCTTCTCGATCAACTACGTCGGCAAACGGAGCCGGCGCCAGACGGCGTTCAACGACATCGGCGGCCAGTACACCCTGGTGCCGTTCGCGGCGCCGGCCGGCGCGAACGTGTCGCAGGTCTACGCCCTGACCGGCGGCAGCCGCCTGTTCCAGCTCGAGAACGACGACCGGATGTTCTCGGACTACAACGGCGTCGCGTTCGAGCTCAAGAAGCGGATGTCCAACCGCTGGCAGGCCAACTTCGGCCTGACGCTGTCGAAGAGCACCGGGCGCCAGGGATCGAGCTCGGCCCGCTCCACGCCGCTCACCTCGCAGACGAGCACGGCCGGCACCTTCGGCCAGAACCCGAACGACTACATCAACAGCGACGGGCGCCTGATCGGCGACCGGCCGGTGGTGCTGAAGACGCAGTTCGTCTACCAGGCCCCGTTCGGCATCACGGCGTCGATGAACCTGCAGGCGCAGAGCGGGCGCCCGATTTACACCGAGGTCCGCGCGACCGGCTCGGTCACGAATCTCGGCACGACCCGCATCCTCGCCAACCGCGTGGACGGCAGCGAGCGCACCAAGCAGTGGACCACGCTCGACGCCCGGCTCGAGAAGTCGTTCTCGCTCGGCGGCACCTCCGAGCTGGCCGTGTTCGGGGACTTCCTCAACCTCCTGAACAGCGATGCGAACGAAAGCGTCCTGGACCGCCGCCTGGGCAACACCAACTACGGCGTGCCCTCGCGGTTCATCCTCCCGCGGCGCCTGATGCTGGGCGGCAAGTTCCGCTTCTAG